The Sulfitobacter pacificus genomic sequence TCGGCCATGCCCCCACACTCACGTGGTGGTCGAACCCAATATCTGGAGAAAGAACATGGCTTACGACACCGCTAACACCTACGAGACCATCGAGCTTTTCGGGCTTACGGAAAAAGGCGCACAGCTTCCGATCCCGGAGGATCACATCCTGACCGACCGCATCATCCGCGAAAGCTTCGAGGCTCTCCTCGGTCCGCTGCGTGGGACCGGGCTCGAAGCGGAAATCGAACCGTTGGCCCATGGGCTCGCGACAATCCTGCAGCGCCGCAAGGTAGCGCTTGGCAAGGAGGTTGACCGCACCGCCGACAAGATCGGTGCCCTGGCAAAATCTCACGACGGATCGGAGATCGCCGAGACCGCCATTGAGGAGGCGCAGGCGCGCTTTGTGCAACTGCGCGAGATTGTCAGCGCCATCGAGGTGATGAGCGAGGCAGCGGCGGAATGCTACGAGGTCAAGACGGGCCACGCCTTTATCCCGGCAGCCGGGTCGCGCGCAAGCGTCCGGGCGCAAGAGACCGGGGCGGTCTTCGAAGCGCGGCAACTGCTGGAGCAGCATGACCGTGAAACCGCCGAGAAGTCAAAAGTCGAGGGGGTTCCCCTGATCGTCTCGGGCGCCACCGACTGGACTGATGTCGATGTGATCTTCAACACGCTCGACAAGGTTCGCGAACGGATCAAGCAGAACCGCAACCAGGAGATCTTCCTCTGCCACAAGGGTGGCAAGCACGGGGCGGAGATGATTGCGGCTCGGTGGGCCCGGGCACGCGGGATAGCGCAGGCGCGCTTCGATCCGCGCTGGTCCGCGCACGGGCGGGCGGCACCGTTCAAGTGCAACGACGAAATGCTGGACGACAAGTTCGCGGCGACGGGGGTTGTCCTCTTCGGCGGCAACGGGGTCGCGCTGAACCTCGGGCAGAAGGCGGAAGCGAAAGGCCTGACGGTCATGCGGGTTGCGGACCCGGCGAAGAAGGCGTCGCAGGATTGAAGAGAGGGGGTCGCGCTTCGCGCGGCCCTTTCGTCATGTCTCATGGCGCGTGCGGTCGGTCACGCGTGATCGGCAGCTCGCGGCGGCCAGCACCGTTATCGCTCTACCTGGTCCGTCAGAGTGCGGCCCATCCGCATCGGTATGGGCTCGGGATGGTGCGCATCTCACGCACATCGTCAGCAGCGCAAGACGTGTGGGGTCGAGACGTCGCACATGAGGCTGAAGACCTGCACGTCCCTCGGGGCGTGTTTCGGAACATCGCATCCACGCGGGCGGGCTCCGTCCGCACCTCGGCCAGGATCGGCGGGACGAGGACGCGGAGGATGGCGCCGGCGTGATGGCAGGGGTCATTTGGGTTACTCCTTTTTGCTCATAGATGTGGATCGCACGGGGTCGGCCCGTTCGTGCCCTGCGCTGACGCTCCGGCAAGCACAAATACGGCTTCCACGGCGGGCCGCGGACCCTCCG encodes the following:
- a CDS encoding DUF2493 domain-containing protein, which codes for MAYDTANTYETIELFGLTEKGAQLPIPEDHILTDRIIRESFEALLGPLRGTGLEAEIEPLAHGLATILQRRKVALGKEVDRTADKIGALAKSHDGSEIAETAIEEAQARFVQLREIVSAIEVMSEAAAECYEVKTGHAFIPAAGSRASVRAQETGAVFEARQLLEQHDRETAEKSKVEGVPLIVSGATDWTDVDVIFNTLDKVRERIKQNRNQEIFLCHKGGKHGAEMIAARWARARGIAQARFDPRWSAHGRAAPFKCNDEMLDDKFAATGVVLFGGNGVALNLGQKAEAKGLTVMRVADPAKKASQD